ttacaaaattaataattttaaacttctcattttatttattatataatgttttcaaactatttactgtagttattatggaaaaaatttaaagtatttactttatttattacataaagaattttaaaccacatactttatttattacttaatgattttaaacaacttactttatatattacataatgattGTAAATTACTTACTTTACTTATTGCAtgatgattttaaactacttacgttatttattacagaaataattttaaaccagttactttatttttacaatgggattttaaactacttactttattacagaagggATATTCAACTACTTATTTTATTCATTGCAGAAATATTTTAggctaattaatttatttgttacaggaataatttaaattacttacattatttattacagaaaagattttgaactatttactttatttattaggTAATGATTTCAAGGCACTTActtaatttattacataataattttaaactacttactttatatattacataatgattttaaaaatacatattttatttattgtataatgattttgaactatttacattatttattaccgAGGGATTTCAAActacttagtttatttattacagaaataattttaaactacttactttatttattgcaaAGGGATATTAAACtacgtattttatttataacagaagGGATTTTAAACTATTCACTTAATTGATTACAAAGGGATTTTCAACTACTAACTTTATTTAATGAAGAggtattttaaactacttactttatttattagataatgattttaaactacttactatatttattacagaagtgattttaaattatttactttatttattaaacagggattttaaactacttactttatttattacaaaagggTTTTCCAAAACTTACTTCATTTATTACAGAGGTATTTGAAACTATGTACTTTAATATAAAATggatattaaactacttactttatttattacagatatttttaaagtagttacTTGATTtcttacataatgattttaaattacttactttatttattatagaagGGATTTTAAACAatttgctttatttattacaaaattaataattttaaactactgactttACTTATTATGGAAAAAATTTTAAAccacttatattttttattatataatgattttaaactacttactttaattattagaaagtgattttaaactacttactttattacagaaggattattaaactacttattttatttattacagaaataattttcagctaagtactttatttgttacataatgatttaaaactatttactttatttattaccaagggagattttaaactacttactttatttattacagagggattttaaactacttagtAAGACCCTGTATAGTTGTAGTAGCTTGAGTTGTTAAACAAGTTCTTTATCAACAAGCCTATTTTACAGTCTGTGAGATGTACAATAAGACCTTGTATAGTTGTAGTAGTTTGAGTTGTTAAACAAGTTCTTTATCAACAAGCCTATTTTACAGTCTGTGAGATGTGCAGTAAAACCTTGTATAGTTGTAATTGTAGGATTTGGCCATCCACTAAAAAAGCAAACAGTGAAAAGTTCACTGTGTCAGAAAAAAGGCAATGATCTGGTGAGTATAGCATAATATAAATCAAACCAGAAATTTAAGTTCAAAGGTGAACCTACTAAATTAATTAGAACAAGTAGACCAAAAGTGCAAAAATACACAGGTTACAAGAATAATACTTTGATTAGCAACATAAGCTACCATACCAGATTAGATTTTTCTGTATGAACAATCATACAATGATGTTGAAGAAAgagaagaaacacaaaataaatacattgaataGCTCAACTTTCTGACACATTCATGTGAGAGGTTgctacttaaaatatttcatgaaccAGAACAATGTTGATTCTGGTTGGAACGAGAAACAACTGTGTAAGAGCCTAGGTAGAACAAGACAAGGCAAGGAAACATCCAAAGAACAAAGAGAGGGCTGCATATATTGAAGTTGAAGAAGCACAGGACCAACAATGAAATGTTCAAAGTCATGCCCTCAACAGAAATTTGCCTGGAGAGATGAaagcaataaaaaagtaaaagatcCTGTGTGAGAGTAAGTTAGTGCAGGAAGTTATCCAGATGCAGCAATATCACCACAACAATACCCCAAGGAGATgctcagaaaaagaaaaatgactCTATGAATAAAAACCACGAGTCTGTAGGGTCCATTGTTGGAGACACATCAGTGTTTACCCCAAACGAATGAGGGATTCTAAGAAACCCAGGGTTcctgtaaacaaaaaaaagtcTCTTGTATAGTAAGAGGATGAGAAGTGTAAAATCAGGTAGCCAGATATACCACTGCTCAAAAAAGATAAGATGAACTCAGTTGAGACAAGAGGAGAGAAAACTCAAAGTACCAACCACACTGAGTATCTATATGAAAGAAATGAAGGTAGAAGAGGTAAAACATCCAAAAATTCACTAACAGAAGGAAAAATTCTGAACAAGGAATAACAATCCCAGGACTATGAATATGGTAAGCAAAGGCCCACACAATgccaaaatatataaaagatgcTGTTACAAGATCAAAGGAAAGAGTAAGGATCAAGACAATGTGAGAAGAAAGGagaaagaacagaaaacaaaTGGAGGACATACCAAGAAGGATGCTTAGGAAGGCATACAGGAAAGAGGAAAATAATTTGACCCCATGAGTCCTAAGAGTAATAAACTCGAAGTATGGAGTAATAGAGCAGAAAAAATGAAAGAGGCcaagaaaagaaaagaatgaaTGTCTATAAATGCACTAAGAAGTGTCTCAGATACAGATGTAAAAGGTTTAATCCCCAGGCTGGCTAGATGGATAACCATAACAGGGAATAGAGAAAACGTACAGATGAAagcataaaaatcaaaacaacagagTCACAAATTTGAGGGGGGATGAGGCATTTTGGTATGAGAATGGATCCTACTAGCTAAAACAAGCAGCATAAAACTAACAACAAGCAAGAATAAAAGATAAACCCAAGGTTAATGGATCAGAAAGttagaacataaagaaaacaagaaatgcTGGCATAAAGAGATGGAAAGAAACAGACTTGAGAATGAAATCCAAATGAAAAGTAGTACTCAAAGCAAAGGAGATGAAGGTTGTAGTAATAGATCATTCCTGACTGAGAAGAAAGAAATAAAGGTTGTTAACTGTTAAGGTTGTTGCAGTCACTGGTCAATGTTTTGTGGTTACCACATGCTTAATGAGCCTCCTATTCTTACTTATTTGACTGtgtttctttgatagtaatactaTACTGATCCTATTAGATTCAATCTAATATATGTACAATTCAAACCCAGACTGTTTAAAATAACTGcaaatatcaggtttttaaatttaCTGGTATTTTCACTTACTTTAAACTATTGCAGATTATGGTACAAAGTAAAGCAGCTGaacattctatattttaattaacaaggATGAAACAGCTGCACAAATGATatagttgttaataataatattttatctagaTTATGGATAGcctcaaaatattaaaagttgcagaaaataaacatttaagggAATTGTTTAACCTTCATCATGTATACATAACAAGAGTAAAGTTAGTATTCCAAAAACAGGTCTTTTGTTTTCAACAAGACTTCTCTTTATAAGATGTTTAACATGCATAAATAACTTACTGTTTCTAAGAAGCACTTGCAAGCTGTCCACTTTTTGCTTGGATGTCTTTTCTAAAATTTTCAACTCTTCTTGCTGATTTTGTTGCATGGTATGTTGAATTTCTTCTAATTGCTGctgaaaacatttcttaagatGGTTAATTTCATCCTGATGCACTTCTTCTAACCTGGATTTTTCTACACTCCATTTAGtctttaagtcttcaatttcttCAGCATGAAATTTCTGAAGTTCAGATTTTTCTACTTCCCAGTGTCTCCTCATATCTTCTGCCAATCTCTGAAACTGTTCTTGGTGAGCCATCTCTACAGCAGATACATCATTCTGGAACTTACTGTTTAAGCTTCCCTTTAATTGACTTACTTCATCTTGGTGACTGATATTCACTGTATGAGAGACAAACTTGAGCTTCTTTTCAAAGTCTTGCTGCAAACATTtgatactttgtttatttttcttttgaaaaagatTTCTTACAGAACTAAAGCcatttttacaagtttttgttaaagaaatatgtttttggtAATCGTCATTTAACTGTTTACTCAAACTTTCTAGATTTTCAATTTGTTCCTTTTTTAAAGCCTGAAGTTCATcgtaatgtaattttttaaagtttgtttctcaTTAGCATGCAACTGTTCCACATTTCAGTTTTCTGCTGATATGaatattctatatattttctATCTTCACctttttctgtttcaaattggtattttaaatctttttccaTTACACAAATTTTAGTCTTGTATCTCTGCTCTATATCACTTTTTTCTTCCTCAAACTTTTGTTTGAGAACAAATTCCAGTTCTTTCATTTTCTGCATAAATTCTTTGCTGATATTTTAGCACTcttcattcattttgtttttccaaatgttttctgCATATTTTAACTTCTATtcattaatgattttattttgagcAGTTTGTTTCACTAATACAGCATTTATGAAGTCAGATGTTACTGTTTTACTTTCTTCTACATGCTGCCTGAAGGATGATGCAATTTCCTAGATAGTATCAAtgatacataataataaacaatatcacATGAAAAGACAGTAGTaaagaatacaatttttaatatatacatctgCACATAGCTTGATTCATGGTATTGCCTGAATTAAAAAATTACcagctaaaaataattttttgtatttcctTCATGCAGAATTTATTTGTTCACATTGGCATGctaaaacttttaacaaaacatGACAGCTCAttcaaataagttataaaaatatagaatgtaaatttgaattatttaccaaattttaaTAGGAATACCACTTAAATTTCTTAAACACACTCTTCTAAGTGCCTTTAAATCATTTCACTGGGACATCatccacataaaaataaaaggagtTAATGAGATTACACAGAAAATACTGATACATGTTACAACCTGGAATTTGTTCTAATCCCTCTATTATcacaaaatagataaaacaatgaaactaaaactgtttcagtATGATCCAATCTAGAAGTTTAatcaatttagttttaaattaattattagatGGGATACTTGTATTAGCATCTCTACTTCTGgagtttttatatttactgaatGTTTAATCAATTTAGTTTTAAACTCATTATAAGATGGGATATTTGTATTAGGATCTCTACTTCTGTAGTTTTTCTATTCACTGAATGTTTAATCAATTTAGTTTTAAACTCATTATAAGATGGGATATTTGTATTAGCATCTCTACTTCTGGAGTTTTTCTATTTACTGAATGTTTAATCAATTTAGTTTTAAACTCATTATAAGATGGGATATTTGTATTAGGATCTCTACTTCTGTAGTTTTTCTATTCACTGAATGTTTAATCAATTTAGTTTTAAACTCATTATAAGATGGGATATTTGTATTAGCATCTCTACTTCTGGAGTTTTTCTATTTACTGAATGTTTTCTACTgatttaaatgtgaaaattttctttttagtttctAATTGCTCTCACCACTTCTTAAAAAATGGATCAACACTGattaaaaagcaaaattattttatcttgacTTCAGTAACAAAACCAACTTTCCTAGTTCTTAAGTTTCGCtattctgatattttaaaaatcaaacctcTTCATACTTGTTAAAATGTGGAGCTGCTGAGGTTATAAAGTTTGTCTCAGATGTGTatacagtacaaaaaaaaacattaatcaacTGAGAGATTCTTGTCATACCTTGCTCTAAGGATTATCAAATAACATGGCTAAGACAGCAGTTTGTAtttggttttaaatgttttctgcaatcctctttttttttcaccagaatgaatataaatatagtatttcagtttaaaaacaacttcttattCATAATCAGTATGGTTGTCCAAGGTTACAGTAGAGATTAAAATGAGATTTTGATCTACTTAatgacagaaacatttacaaactTTACTATTTGAAAGTCATATTCAGTCAGAATTATAAATGGAGAGCATTGTTTAACAATTAGAAATTGCTGACCACAGTTTTTGTTCTATAGCCTATAAGCTGTAAGACTTTTTACAATGGATCAAGCAATTAACATATGTGATTCATAACTTagacaatttttttctaaatctataGATACATTTGTAGGAGTACACTCTTTATCAAAGTTTCCTCAAATAGGATGTTTACTATACAGGGTGtccaaaaaaaatttttttttgacaaatataGTGTTACTGGGAATTTGTACCTACATATGCTACAAGAGTTCTTTATTCCACAACTCCAAAAAAACTTCTGGTTTGTTACAAAGAGATACCTTCCAACAGGATGGAACACCACCTCACTCTGCttgaattattaaagtttttaaatcaaacttttttaGAGTGTTGGATTGGTAGGAGAGAACCTATCAAATAGCCTTCTTGGACACCCAAGTTAACCCCTTTAAATTTTCATCTCTGaagttttttgaaaataaaagtctaCCATAACAAATCAAAAGACCTTGAAGAACTGAAACATCAGATATGTGAAGTTATCTTATCCATCCCTACCATtgtgttggaaaatgttttctCAGAATTTGAATGCAGAAGTAGATTAATTATAGAGAATGATGGAAGACTTGTAGAAGTccattaataattaaaactaaaatttacaaacctacttcttaTCTTTATACTCAATAattgttgttatctcaaataacaataaagtcaCTCAACCCTttttttggtatattcattttcAGGTACCCTGTATATGTATTTcttcaggatttttttttgtttatgtcaaaaatgtataaaactgcTTATTAATATCTAAAGAATGACTACAATTGCTGTAAATTTTATCTCTAAACAATATTCTGTATGTAATGGCAGTTTACTTTAGTCTCCATAAAAATTGCGTTTTTTTTATGTTAGCTATGTGCACCTGCTTAACTACTATTTGTAGCtgtagtttgaaagaaaattCAGCCAGTTCCTTTGTGTGGATTTGCTTTCTATTATTTCAGCAAGAAAGAAACTTTGTCTATGAACCAGTTCCTGGAATACAATGTCaatttagttttaacagttaTCAGAATAATTATATAGAGGATGTAGAACCTGTGCTCCACCAAGTACGTAGGATGGAAAACCACTTCACTTTTAGAATTACGAGATAGTAGACTTCCATCCATGAATAATATAGAAAACCAACATTGATCAAAGAGAAGTGTTATGCCCCCCACCAGAAAGCTTCATGTAAATTATCAACCAGAATTACCAAATTACCAATGGAGGTACACATTCATGCAAATACTGAAGAAGCAGAAATAATGCTTCAGCTGGCCAATATAGTGCAACCAAGAGAACATGACAGAGAGGAGAATGAATCATTGTCAGAACCTAGGGCAATAGCCAACTTGAGGGAAAGACATACAGCTGTAATCCTTTTCAGTCCTGAATGAATGTATCTACTGCCAATGTTTTCAATGAGTAACAAATGCATCGATTGTTGGAGACCTGAAATGATGATACTTCTTCATGATGTATCATCTGTTTTGTTAGAAGAAGTTAATTGGGTTGAG
This genomic window from Tachypleus tridentatus isolate NWPU-2018 chromosome 10, ASM421037v1, whole genome shotgun sequence contains:
- the LOC143228071 gene encoding uncharacterized protein LOC143228071 isoform X1 is translated as MAHQEQFQRLAEDMRRHWEVEKSELQKFHAEEIEDLKTKWSVEKSRLEEVHQDEINHLKKCFQQQLEEIQHTMQQNQQEELKILEKTSKQKVDSLQVLLRNIESDTSESSVRLEGRQLVITTHRQLLRYSFANE